In Levilactobacillus brevis, a single genomic region encodes these proteins:
- a CDS encoding QueT transporter family protein — protein sequence MVLAALVAALYVVVTTVLAAFSFGVVQVRLSEMFNHLVSFNKRYIAAVTLGVFIANVIASPLGILDIATGTLQTLLALLVMYGLSRVVHNRIAQMALNTVVAVFFMCMIAWEIAIVAQTAFWPTFWANWLSIGIGELASMIVGGIIVFLLSLKIDFTK from the coding sequence ATGGTGCTAGCGGCCCTAGTTGCTGCACTCTACGTCGTTGTCACGACGGTCTTGGCGGCCTTTAGCTTTGGTGTGGTGCAAGTCCGGCTATCCGAGATGTTCAATCATCTGGTAAGCTTCAACAAGCGCTATATCGCTGCCGTCACGCTAGGCGTCTTCATTGCCAACGTTATCGCGTCACCGTTGGGTATTTTAGACATTGCAACCGGGACCCTGCAAACTTTACTGGCCCTACTGGTCATGTACGGGCTAAGCCGCGTGGTCCACAATCGCATTGCCCAAATGGCCCTGAACACGGTGGTCGCCGTCTTCTTTATGTGCATGATTGCCTGGGAGATTGCGATCGTTGCGCAGACGGCTTTCTGGCCGACTTTCTGGGCCAACTGGTTGTCAATCGGTATTGGCGAACTGGCCAGTATGATTGTTGGTGGGATTATCGTCTTTTTGCTTAGTCTCAAGATTGATTTCACCAAGTAG